The genomic DNA TCTAGCTGACCGAAATGAGCCAGGTGTTATGTCACTGGTGAAACTTAAACTCATGGATgattttaataactttttagGTCTTATGTTGGCGGTGCATTGGCAACTTGACATTGCAGCAATTTGAAGGAAATTCCCATAactcaagattttttaaagtttactaTAAGCTTGATCCATCACTCCTTCCCAAAAATTAAGCGATATACTGTATATATACCTAACTGCTATAACCTTGTCATAGTTAAATCAGCTAAaaggaattgaaattaaaaatgcaaatgcaaatcgAAATTAATTAGGTTTACCGTTAAACCACTATATGGTGAATTTATTTTCAACATACGCGTGCTGTCTTCACTTCTATGCCCCCAAAAcgcctatttggctttttctatttttatttctcctttaccATTTTTCTAAGACATCTTCATTGCAATCAGTGTAGATGCGCTACGTACTGACCACGCGTAAGTTAAGATGGCTGGAAAAAGATATCCACATGTTTACAACAATTAGGACTCAATTAGGGTAAAGGGAAATCGCACGAAAACGTCATAACCATCTCAGTGCAAATGCTTTGACGCGGTTATGATTTGCTAATTCTTCTGTAATTTTCACACCGTCCCGTAATTATCACGATCcgtgttttaaacaaaaacaaaagagatgagttttattttgttcttaaaagttGTAGTCAGGGTTTAGCAAAAACAATAAAGTGTTTCAAGCTGACACCGAACTTTAACACTGACGATTTTGATGAGTTTTCAGTAGTAAAGGAAGTTAAAAACAGTAGGTAAACACATCAAACTGTGTGGGCTGcggtaattttgttttctgttatgGATGTGAGATGATGACCTTTGCAAATTCTtcttgtttcaatttttatcaCCTTTTTCCACAAAACTTTGaggaaaaaatttaattatGTTTTTAGTCGTACCAGACGAGGAAAAAGGATTCAGCAAAGTTGCctagtttttcaaacaaacattaaGTCGAACTATAATGAGCCAGGTGGAACCGACTTACAAGTCTGTATCACGTTTTCTTCATTACTAATTGCTGCAAGTTCCAATAATTCGGCAAATTCAACACATTAAGCTGCATGCAAGTATGTTTGAGTCATCAGAATTTTCCTAGCAGAGCGTAATACATGTGAGTTTTTAAGAACCGAATTCAGATGGCTGGACTGAAAAGAAACTTGGCAAGGgcctttaatttttaatcaattaaaTTCAGTTGCTAATCGTGCGCGGCCAGCTTTGACAGACGTTTGCATAGAGTTTACTTGTAGAAAGGAAGTCTTAACAGTCCAAGCATGTCAAACTGGTCTGTTTATAATTTTCGGGTCGGTTGAGATAGGTTTCGATTGAGTGAGCCCCATAAATATGAATCAGGTATAAAATAAAGATATCCACTCTAACTTGCAGTGCAactaagaaaaatgttttttagaaTAGTTTTGATTATAGTTCATGTCTTTTTTTAAACGAGCGCCCCTAATCATTTTAAACACCTGACTACTTTTTATTCTAATATATGTTTTATAGCCCAGTATATAAAAATTCACGACACATATAGATTCTTGTTATtcgtatttttaattttcttttcctaaacttTCCTGCCAACAGCTCACCCATTACTAAAGCAAAATAGCAATATGAACACGTTTCGTTGAAGTGAACGAAACACCATAACCATCAATAATGCTTGGgtataaaataaagatattCACTATGGCAACAATATTTTTCTACTAATTTTGATTATCACCTCAATTTGTCTTCTTTTAACAAAGCGGCCCCAACCATTTTAAACACCTGCTGACAGTTTTTTTATGTTGATATACGTTTTTAGCCCAGTAAATAAAATTCCCGACACACAGATTCTTGTTATTCCTACTTTAtgactttcttttcttttctgccGACAACTCACGGAGGAAGCTAAATATCGACTGATCGTTGTTGTTTTATTAACCGCTTATttacaacaatttattattgcTTTTTGCAGCTCCAGACGAAGGATAGTATTGTCTAACCAAAATATCGGGCAATTAAATAATACCCTATCTTTTGGCTGCCAGCTTACATTTACTTTTAGGTTTTATTCTCATTACCGATTCTGATCTTAAACCAAGATCCGGCTTTCCTTCGTGGCCGTTTGCCTTCCATTACTCAGTAACAGTTAGTACTTACCGATTAAAGTTCTTGTACccctaaataaataataaagctAGGTCTTTCGGGTTTATTACCTAGTACGATggtagaacttttttttttcaaaacatttaaatgtGGTCGTGTGGATTTTCTTTTACGccaaaaggaaacattttttcgtaaaacaaaaacgaatgCCCTCTGACACATGctacaaattttcttttgtgaCCTGTTTTACTTGGCAAAATGCAAAATGTTATTGTGTGGTCAATACCCACAGTAGTTTACTACAACAACTATTTTGCCACATCTTATACACAACAAATGCGTGTACAACAGAAATTGAATTGCTTACGTCCCAGGCCTTCTTGCTATGCGTTTCGTTTACGTTAGCCCGCGGACTAAAGAGCCTGGGGACTAGGCAATCCAATAACCTTGCGGGGCTCTGGGGAAGGCAACCCGTGGGATGTGTTCATCATTAAAGACATGCTTTTAGCAGTATCAGAGAGGCAATTTTATTTATGTTAATATTTTGAAAGCTCAGAAAGTGCTGGCTTTAAACGTCGATGCGCTTTTAACATCTTTCATTTGCATGCTAATGTTACTTATTCTGAGTTTACACAAAGAAAGAACTGATAGAAATTTAGTGGAGATGAAATTaagagtttcagtttttttgaaatgaaatctcATTATTGAAAACATTAACGCTGATGACATCATATAAAGCCTTTTATCTCATAAACAAAATGcggggaatctcattaagataaggtcatgtacCACTTTTAAGTGGTTCAACTGGTTTGACAGGCTTTGTATCGAGTAACAAGTTATTCAAGTTAGAtaaggaggaggagaaggagaaggagaagcagaagcagaagcagaagaagaagaagaagaagaagaagaagaagaagaagaagaacaagaacaagaacaagaacaagaacaagaagaacaagaacaagaagaacaagaagaacaagaacaagaagaagaagaacaagaagaacaagaagaaaaagaagaagattagaacaagaagaagaagaagaagaagaacaagaagaagaacaagaacaagaagaacaagaacaagaagaacaagaacaacaacaacaacaagaacaagaacaagaacaagaacaagaacaagaacaagaacaagaacaagaacaagaacaagaacaagaacaagaacaagaagaacaagaacaagaacaagaacaagaacaagaacaagaagaagaacaagaacaagaacaagaacaagaagaagaagaacaagaagaacaagaagaagaagaagaacaagaagaacaagaagaacaagaacaagaacaagaacaagaacaagaacaagaacaagaacaagaacaagaagaacaagaagaagaagaacaagaagaagaagaagaacaggaagaagaacaagaacaagaacaagaacaagaacaagaacaagaacaagaacaagaagaagaagaagaagaagaagaagaagaagaagaagaagaagaagaagaatgaaGCCCTTAAActctatttctttattagttctTTATTCTTGTATGTTGTTTACACTTCATGCCACTAAATAATAAAGATAACATCTTTGGATTTCTAGACCAGGAATATTTATAAATAACTATACTCGCCCCTAAAAAATAGGTGACATGCTTTCATAAAATATGCTTGCAGTACAATATATTTACAGTTAATGTCAACGAGGATTCAAGCATGAATTAAGAGATGGCTAGAGAGAGCTGGAAAGCCCAGAAATCTAACTCGATCAACAGCAGAGTTGcgttaatgtttcttttacagcttgccttacttctctgatcttccagcAGTACAGCAACGGGTTTAATGACGAGTTTAAGAGAACCATGCTAGCTGCTAATTCCCTGGCAAGGTACATCGATAAAGGCATCCCTGTCTGAGGTGTCAAAAAGACCGCTATAGTATTTGGAAGATAACAAATAACCAATGttccctgcacccacagtgcactgtacaatgcctttctgtatcgagctatgttcagtGGAATTGCTTGGCTCGGTTGTCCTTGAGCAACATGGTTCTGAAcatgaatttggttatgacgcagaGTAACGAAAACTTTTGCGTAAGCGAAGATTGAGGTGACTAGACACAAAGCTGAAACTATGTATAGAAACCATGAAGTTATACGACGATTAAAAAAGAGAGTAGATGCACAGACGATggacaaaatccaaaaaccAGTCACAGTTATACATGTTCTTCtaaaagttacaacttgtctgtatctgagccccagcaacaaggcgagaagtctgtccacgcttattgcagcAGATGTTAGTAAAGACActgaacacaaaaaaaaaccagaGTAACCTACTGCCCGGCGTACGTAAGAGCAAATATCCCATCCTTCTTTCACAACAGATGTTAAGTAAGTCACAAACAGAGGCTCcacaatgataccaacacagagatcagttatcgctaggttacgatacagaagtttggacggcggatgaagtgaagtttccttgtgcagagcaactaggatcagagtgttccccagaaatgcagtGACGGAAAAAAAGATATTTAGAGCTGAAAGGAATATAAGCTCGCTCTCCACACCTCTGACAAATTCAGCTGAGCAGAACAGTTCTTGGACAGTTTTATGGTTTTCGTCTTCAGTAAAATTTTTCAGGGCCATTTTCCACTTCGGCGCAATGACCTGCAAGTGagagttttatttaaatatgCTATTTAACTTTGGGTGAAAGCTGATATCATTTCGACATCTCTACAGTCAAGACTACTTACCTAAACGGGCTATATACGTTTTGTCGCGTATTAATGATCAGAGGGAATTTATTGTcataaacgtgcaaaaactCTTAACTAAACGTAAAGAAAGCACACAGGGCCAAGAAAAGTTGAGCAAAGTTGTCTCGGTACTTCTTGTATCTAGTTGACCGAACTATGATTAGCCAGGTGTTATGTCACAGGTGAAACTTAAACTGACGCATgattttaataactttttagGTCTTATGTTGGCGGTGCATTGGCAACTTGACATTGCAGCAATTTGAAGGAAATTCCCATAactcaagattttttaaagtttactaTAAGCTTCAGCTATCACTCCTTCCCAAAAATTAAGCGATATACTGTATATACACCTAATCGCTATAACGTTGTCATAGTTAAATCAGCTAAAAggaactgaaattaaaaatggaaATACAAATCGAAATTAATTAGGCTTACCGTTAAACCACTATATGGTGAATTTATTTTCAACATACGCGTGCTGTCTTCGCTTCTATGCCCCCAAAAcgcctatttggctttttctatttttatttctcctttaccATTTTTCTAAGACATCTTCATTGCAATCAGTGTAGATGCGCTACGTACTCACTGACCACGCGTATGGTTAAGATGGCTGGAAAAAGATATCCACATGTTTACAACAATTAGACCATCTCAGTGCAAGTGCTTTGACGGggttattttatttgcgaattCTTCTGTAATTTTCACACCGTCCTGCAATTATCACGATCCGTGTTTCAAACAGAATCAAAAGAgatgagttttattttgttcttaaaagttGTAGTCAGGGTTTAGCAAAAACAATGAAGTGTTTCAAGCTGACACCAAACTTTAATGAGCCTGTTGAAACTAAGTCACTGACGATTTTAATGAGTTTTCAGTAGTAAAGGAAGTTAAAAACAGTAGGTAAACACATCAAACTGTGTGGGTATGGTAATTTTGTTGTCTGTTATGGATGTGAGATAATGACTtttgtacattcttcttgtttcaatttttatcaACTTTTTACACAAAACTTTGAGGAAAAAATTTAATTCTGTTTTTAGTCGTACCAGACGAGGAAAAAGGATTCAGCAAAGTTGTctagtttttcaaacaaacattaaGTCGAACTATAATGAGCCAGGTGAAACCGGGccattttaattactttttaggTCTTAATATGTTGTCGGTGCAACAAGGATGACGTTTTATTCATTAACATTGCTGTAAGTTCCAGTAATTCGGTCAATTCAACACATTAAGCTGCATGCAAATATGCTTGAGTCATCAGAATTTTCCTAGCAGAGCGTAATACATGTGAGTTATTAAGAACCGCATTCAGATGGctggaaaaagaaacttggCAAGGGCCTTTAATATTGCAGATCGTGCGCGGCCAGCTTTGACAGACGTTTGCATAGAGTTTACTTGCAGTCCAAACATGTCAAActgtttgtttataattttcGGGTCGGTTGAGATGAGTTTCGATTGAGTGAGCCCTATAACTATCAATAATAATTAGGTCTAAAATAAAGATATCCACTCTAACTTgcaactaagaaaaattttctttagaaTAGTTTTGATTATAGcttatgtctttttttaaacGAGCGTCCCTAGTTTTAAACACCTGATCGCTTTTCATGTTAAAAATTCACGACACATAGATTCTTGTTATTcgtatttttagttttcttttccctaGATTTCCTTCCAACAGCTCATCCCTTACTAAAGCAAAATAGCAATATCCATAAGGACACCCGTTTCGTTAAAGTGAACGAAAGCCCATAACTAACAATGCTTGGgtataaaataaagatattCACTATGGCAACAATATTTTTCTACTAATAATTGAATATCACCTCAACCATCACCTTTAATTTGAAGGAATTTCCGATAACTCtggcctgaaattcatccgattgcttcgagtcgttttctcctctcgaGGGAGTAATAAGACTAATAACAACtggaagtaatcggatgaaattcaggctaataaCTCAaggttttttaataaagtttactaaaaacttGACCCATCACTCCTTCCCAGAAGTTAAGCGATATATTTACACCTACTTGCAATAGCGTTGTCATGGTTAGTCAGCTAAAAGGAACTGACTGGCACCGTATAATCATTATACGAATTCTTCTTACAAAGCTCCTTCCCCTGGTTAGCTAGGGAACTAGCCATTATAAGGAAACGGATTTCTTTTTGTTGAGCTTAGTCTTTAAACAACTGAGTGTCGGATGGCTGAAAAATAGAGACTGATTGAGTCCTTCGCGAAGGATGAGCTGTCATAGAAACTGAACGACAGTTTTAGCGGGAAAAATGATGATTATTGCTTTAAAAACACGCAAATTACTGATTAAAATCGCCATCGGCGAAGCAAGGacaggaggggaggggggggggtgttgcGAGAGTTTTTGCGTAGCatgtaatttgttgttttttttgggtTCTATTTGCATGTTTTCTTTCCCAGGGTTTTTCCCCTGGCTTGCGTTCTACAGCCTCCTCTGGTAGTAAGCAAGTTTTTTTCGCGTGGAATTTACATGGATAGACTTTTTTTCCTGTTCCCCCGTTCTTTAATTAACATTCCTTCTGGCGTATATTACAAAGCACAATGGTtgctttttttgcaaaatattatGTGCTCATGAGGTGAATTTTTGCTATCGCTTGCATGACAACTGTGTTAAGCAGAATAAAAAAGTTAAGGCATGTATTTAATGCCCAGGTCATCTTCTTAGATAACCGAGCATTCCTAATTTTTGGAAAGGCAATATTTTTGCCGTTCAATATGGTACTTTTACCAAACTGGACTGATGATCGATGTGTTATCAATATAACTGGCTTGGTTCTTACCCAGTATGGACACCTGTCGTTTCTCTCAATGCTTTTTCGTTTCCATCACGTCCGGTGTATACTGACAACGACTGATGTAGAGGGCAGCAATATACCGATTATTTTAAGCTTTTGCTAGTCTTACTACTCTTACTACAATTTATACTGGGGCTAGACTTAACCTCAAGTAAAGATACAAAAGCCAAACGAGAGCACGAAAAATGAGAGCGCGACCAACCGAATACTGATAAGATTCATTTTCTTTCTGCTCTCTCGTGTCTAgctatttttcatattttcgactttttttCGTTTCAGTGGGCCAATTCAAGATTTTCTTAACTTTATCAATTAAAGGAAAAGGCCGCACGCTTCAAGAAGTGCGTTGTTCCcatcaaagaaaatgaaaataataataataataataagagtaTTTAGTTCAGCGGAGTTTTGTGCTTAAAAACTTAAGACGAATCTTCTTCGTACttaactttttctttcacttttttgaggtacgtgtttcttattattttatcttttgctgaattttaatttttagttcatgcgtcagcgtgcgtatgtcgagatattgagctcgcgggaagtttggagagcgcAAAATTAAAGAGGCGTAAGAGTAGCTCGAGGCGCAGCCGAGAGTAACTCTAGCCTTTTGAGTGCTCTCCGAACTTCCCAAGTCTCGACATACGCACTGCTGAAGCAtaaactaattgttttataacattatcaaagcgatcaatgcagcagttaactTTTAAAAGTATAATTGTAGCCCGCGCTCAAAGCAGTATATACGTACGCGTCAATGTTTATGTGACTATATttttgagagagagagagaaagtgtactctaaaatgattgtaaaatccatatttaggtgccggaaaactattaattcaccGAAAAATTGCGGACTCGCGGACTCcgagatgacaacaacaacactcacctcttttctTTCGTTAACAAATTTAAacgttttctcttaaatttccttttaaaacacACGGTAAACGCTTCATCGTGTACTGCTGAGTCATGGATGCAAGACTCAagattgctaagctcacaacaACTCAAGGAATTACGAATAGTTTATAGACGTCACCAGCGTGCTCAATAGGAATACGAACACGCTCGaatattgaatttgattaggcgaattttctagctatgttatTGAATTTGCTTGAAAGCTGATATCATTTCGACATCTCTACAGTCACGACTATTTGCTTAAACGGGCTATACAAGTTAATTTGTCGACTAAAGTTGTCTCACAGGTGAAACTTAAACTCACGGATGATTTTAATAAGTTTTTATGTCTTATGTTGGCGGCGCATTGGTAACTTGACATCGCAGTAATTTGAAGGAAATTCCAAGAactcaagattttttaaagtttactaTCCAGAAATTAagcgatatatatatatacacctaattgcaatagcGTTGTCATAGTTAAATCAGCTAAAAggaactgaaattaaaaatgcaaaaagcaAATTTATTTAATTAGGATTACCGTTAAACCACCATATATGGTGAATATATTTTCAACATAGGCGCACTGTCTTCGCTTATGTGCCCCCAAAACGCCTATAATTggctttttctattttcatCTCTCCTTTACCATGTttccagcctagtccctaggcgttctcagctcggtcaatcctggactctaccgtgagctatgacgtcaccgagagatacaCGCCGAGAAATCTCGCCCActctttcccagacttcgcgcagacaacggggcaagagagaacgccttGGGACTAGGCTGCCATTTTTCTAAGACATCATCATTGCAATCAGGTGTATGCGCTACGTGACCACGCGTATGGTTAAGATGGCTGAAAAAAGATATCCACATGTTTACAACAATTAGGACTCAAGATGGATAATAGaaagtctttctattatccatggacTCAATTAGGGAAAAGGGA from Porites lutea chromosome 6, jaPorLute2.1, whole genome shotgun sequence includes the following:
- the LOC140942289 gene encoding melanocortin receptor 5-like, which gives rise to MALKNFTEDENHKTVQELFCSAEFVRGVESELIFLSALNIFFSVTAFLGNTLILVALHKETSLHPPSKLLYRNLAITDLCVGIIVEPLFVTYLTSVVKEGWDICSYVRRAVGYSGFFLCSVSLLTSAAISVDRLLALLLGLRYRQVVTFRRTCITVTGFWILSIVCASTLFFNRRITSWFLYIVSALCLVTSIFAYAKVFVTLRHNQIHVQNHVAQGQPSQAIPLNIARYRKALYSALWVQGTLVICYLPNTIAVFLTPQTGMPLSMYLARELAASMVLLNSSLNPLLYCWKIREVRQAVKETLTQLCC